One genomic region from Sphingobacterium multivorum encodes:
- a CDS encoding sulfite exporter TauE/SafE family protein: MTILTFTIILLLGAFVAGLLGSLTGLGGGVVVIPLLTLLFHVDIRYAIGAALLASIATSSGAATAYVKEGITNIRLGMFLEIATTIGAVIGAVIAIYMPTNTIAIIFGVVLIFSAAMTIRKKNEHALSGGSALAEKLKLNSTYPADGKLIPYKLTNVVGGFSLMGVAGILSGLLGIGSGSLKVLAMDSMMKIPFKVSTTTSNFMIGVTAAASAVVYLQRGYMDPGIAFPVILGVLCGAITGSKLLKRMNPKTLRIIFAVAITLVALEMIFNGFQHKF; this comes from the coding sequence ATGACTATTCTCACCTTTACAATCATCCTTCTCCTGGGTGCTTTTGTAGCAGGGCTCTTAGGATCCCTGACAGGCTTAGGCGGAGGGGTCGTTGTCATCCCTTTATTGACTCTTCTGTTTCATGTCGATATCCGTTATGCCATCGGAGCGGCCTTGTTGGCTTCCATAGCGACATCATCTGGTGCAGCCACAGCCTATGTCAAAGAAGGCATCACCAACATCCGGCTTGGAATGTTTTTAGAAATAGCGACCACGATTGGTGCTGTTATCGGAGCTGTCATCGCCATTTACATGCCGACGAACACCATTGCAATCATTTTTGGTGTTGTACTGATCTTCTCCGCAGCAATGACTATACGGAAGAAAAACGAACATGCGCTATCCGGCGGTTCTGCTTTGGCTGAAAAATTGAAACTGAATAGCACCTACCCTGCTGATGGAAAATTGATCCCGTATAAGCTGACCAACGTTGTCGGCGGCTTCTCTTTGATGGGGGTTGCAGGAATACTTTCCGGATTACTAGGAATCGGTTCCGGTTCCCTTAAAGTACTCGCGATGGACAGCATGATGAAAATTCCATTTAAAGTCAGTACGACAACGAGTAACTTTATGATCGGTGTCACCGCAGCTGCTTCTGCAGTGGTCTATTTACAAAGGGGATATATGGATCCAGGTATTGCTTTTCCGGTTATACTAGGCGTATTATGCGGTGCCATTACAGGATCCAAACTCTTAAAGCGCATGAACCCAAAGACTTTACGTATTATTTTCGCCGTCGCCATTACTTTGGTGGCCTTGGAAATGATCTTCAACGGATTCCAGCATAAATTCTAA